In Populus alba chromosome 4, ASM523922v2, whole genome shotgun sequence, the genomic window ttattatacatgagttgtaaaataaaacctgtataatttagttatattcaaataacttactaCAAACATGTAATGACCTTTGTACATGGTAAAAGGATTAGAGCAATATCAAATTAAGtcaaaataattaagttaatttcatcttcataatatatatatcactttaatgttgttggtatttatacctatcaaatataaacatacaaagtataaaataaatattagctAAAGcgaaacattatttatgtttgataaactttgaaataaaacaaaaaataataaaaaatcaattcttcttagtttgttcattgtttaatctaaaatcaaaacatatatcataAGAAacaattgataattttgatggctctgctaaaaacaaaacataaaaaaaatctaagcatgatcaaaacaaaccaataaaatatatttaattaattagaaaaaaaaatcactataacaagaattttaaaaaacaatcggtAAAACTAgcagatttgaaaaaaaaaaaaaaaacaaaaaggatagaATTATAAAAGAacctcatcaaatttttttcatatccaTACCCACACTTTTTAAAGTCATGAATTCAACTCAAAAAGAACTTTTTCTGATTCCCCGCATGCAGGCAGAACAAGCTGATTCCCCATAAAGGATTTTCAAAATCTGGAAATTGGACTTTAGTTCACTCAAGTCAATTACAGATTTCCACCAGATAGAAATTCCGATAGAGAAACACAATTTATTATTTGctgttattaaatattaatccaTGACTATCTTGATTGAAACAAGTTGCTCCATTTCACCCCCACTCCCTCAGCCTTCTATCACACAAGTAGGAACAATGGCAAAAAGGCCCTGCATTAGTACCTTAGTTATAACACAGCTTCCTGCATTTCTCTCCACATAACAAGTGGAAGGATCATCCATCAACAGAGAATCCTATATGTTATGCAAGGCTCTTAAGAATCTAACATGGCTGGGTGGCACAGGTAGTCTCCCACGATATATGTCAAGAAAGACTCGAAGCCGAAGGTGAGGCATGTCTTGTTGTGTAAAAGGGAAGTGATCGCAATGTGCAAGACAATCAGCATACTTCATCACAAATATGCCACAATCTATTCGACTGTTTGTGCAACAAAAAGTTAAAACTTTTTAGAGTCTGTATCATTTTGAAGCATGTTCATATCAATATCGTTAGCTACTTACTTTGTTTGGTATGGAATATTGAGTTGCTTTAATTTCAATTGCTGTGAATTACGATAGCCCAACACTGGTAGTAGGTGCTTTTCAAGCCACTCCGAAATTGTAGTCTTTTCCGTATGATGAGCATCAGGAGGAGAATTTAATGAATCTAACCAAAGAAATTCCCGTTTCTCCATGTCAACGCAAATGAGGATCCAATGATTTTCCAAGCACAACGGTATGAACAACTAAATATGAAGGCGTGTTAGAGAAAGAGTTAAACAAGTTGCAAGCAGCCATTGAAATAACTAGGAGAGCTAAAATATTCAGGGATACCTTTGCTGTGCCTGCTATCTCTTCAATGTTTATGCAGGATTGTAGTTTCATCATGGTCCATTTTCCAGAAAGCAAGAAGGTCTTGTAAATTTGGCCATGACATTGAACACAGGTTAACGACAATGAATAAAGAGAAGCAAAAGACGGCCAAGTTTTAATCTTCCTTACCATTGTCCAAGTTGGCAATGAGGAGTGCCTCTTGTACCATTTTGGAAACTTCTCCTGTCTCTTCTTCAGCAAGTCGAAAAACGCATTTATAACCTTGTTATAAAGacacatatataaacaataGTTTATGCATTTTTAATTGCAACACCGAAGTTGAAAATAAGGGGGGAAGGAGAAACAGAACTGTACATACCGAATCatcaacataatattgtttCTCCTCGTGTATTAGGGTGCTTGATGGAGGAATCCTAAGCAGACTTGCCAGTGATGTATCGGGAACATTCAATTTCTTATCCCGTCCAGCAACATTCCTATAAGCTTTTAAGTCAATTTTCATAATTGACCTACTTGATGGGCCATATAATTGTCAATTTTCATAATTGACCTAGTTGATGGGCCATATAATTGTTAAGATCAAGCATGATTTTTGTGCAGATACCTGGTAAGTTGACGGGACTTCCACCTGCTGAGTCTTTTTGATTCCTTCTCTGTAAAAGGAGAAACCAAATATTCTCGTACCTCCTAGAAATATTATCACATTGTAAGCTACATTATAGTTTGTCATCAGTAAGGCGATAAAACGAGGATAAATATTTAGGAAATTGAGGGTTTGGGCGTTCATCTTTAGACTAACCATAAGGAATGAATCAACAAATTGACCAAAATCTCACAAATATAGAACGTTACCTCTGAAGACCATATCTTTTCGTGTGTCAATCTCCTTATTCTATTATAAGCACACTCATTCTCGTCATCAGACTCTGAAGAGCTTACTACCTCTGGCTCAGCGAACTCTGAAGAGCTTACTGCCTCTGGTTCAACTACTGGAGATGTACTTTCTTCTTGTATTGTGATAGGATGATTAAGGTCAGTCCCACTCATTGTGTCATCTGAATTGCCAATATTTTCTGTGTTCATTGACCCATGAGATTGAGAAttcagaaaacaagaaaacacaaaTGAACACATGCTTGGTGATTGAATATATAGCAAAAGAAGAGGGAGTGAAATGAGATGATTCACCACCACTGAAATGAGTTGCATTAGCAGGTTTCCAAACTGATGCGAAGATTAGCGGGTGACCTGCTGAAAACAGCACAGGAAATCCactattttcttctattttataaGCTgagaaatcatataaaaaatcagcAAACTGGTCGGAACATAAGGAAACTGGACAGAACCTAGCACCATGCAGTCGTTGTTGCCAGCGAGCCAATGTCTCATGCCGTTCAATCCAGTCAATGCCTTCACTTGCAACCACATTGCATATCTGCCGCCTCAAATGTCTCTCCCAAATCAGGGAGCTTAAGTTGGTTGCATAGAGCTCTAGAGATTCAAAAAGGTTGAGGTAGTATTTGAATGATGAGGCAAAGCGGTAAAAGAAATCGTCAGTGTTATTGTCAGCTTCCTGTTCAACAATTACCATGATATCTGGCTTTAGGTCTTTCAGTTTTGACAACACTTTATCAACTGCTCCTTCAAGTGCAAGCAATTTGTGGAGTTGAAACACCCATCTCACAATTATTATCTCATCCTCGCTTGTTCTTTCAAGTCTCAACACAGACTCTACTATATCAGGTACACTATCAGCAAACAATGCTCTATACTTGAAATCAACCGGAAACCTCTGGGCTACTTCAGTGATCATCCGTTGGTTTTCTTGAAGATAATCATCATTTTTTGACAGTTTTGGTCTAATAATGGTGTACTGGAATGACAAGGGCATGCCATGGTGCCCGTGTAAGAGGTATTCCTCCAAACTACGCCGCTGCCAGCAGTCTACCAAGCTGGAAATCTCAATAAGGTggagcttattttttttaacatttaagaCATCACGAATGGCATAGTCGGTGGACATACAAGCAAACCGTTCAAGAGGAGAAGGTTCATAGCTGATCTTCTTTAAATTTGAGGAAGGAAGTAATGGGAAAGGATTTCGAGGATGTACTCCATGGACTCTCCGGGCTAGAGCTTCAGCAAAATACTCGACGACTTTTCTCGTCACTCGGTTGGTTTCCGCAGCTGACAGGGCTTCCATCTCGCTAAAAAGCTGATCTGCAAATTTCAGGTCACCATCTGCAATTGCCTTAGCACAATCCATCAATTTTATGACAAGAGGAGAGTCCATCCTGGAATTAGCTGGCAAATGAAGATCTGTGATCTTATATACAAACCCTTTCTTTAGCACCAATTATTAAGATCTATCTCGCATGCACTCTCATTTTTTCTACCTCTTTCCTTGTTTCTTCCTTTACATTTTTGACATTTTCTTTCAACATTGTCAATGACTAAGTAGGCCCTATCCTATATTTCCCTGTcatcctaatttttttgaaaagttttctTTTCACTCCTTCAACAAACTTCTACCCTTAAAACCTCAACAACTGAACCATTCAAAGCAAGAAAAATCTAAGTTGCAGCATACCAACATGACAAGTTGATTAATTAAAGAGCTGAGATTTTCCAGCAACAGGTGCCTGACCCTTTATTCCTCAAGATCCAGGCAGCCCCACATGCCATGCCGATGCATAAAGTGTTGTGTTCGTTCAGCTTGTTTGAATTCGAATAAAGATCATGTGAGGAATCCATGTCAAGCTAGTTGCAAATCATGAAAGATGTGATGCCATTAAGAAATCTGTCATTAGGGCATTAAAAAATTGTCACTAGCTCTAACCTGGATTTCTTATCGAGGCTTCAGATTTTCTTGAGATAATTTACAGCACTGGCTTCACCTGTTTCAAATCAAGAATCAACAGAAAGGAGGAAGCTATTATctctaaatttttatatcaagattcaagaaagaaattctATGAAAAGATTCAAGAAATTGGAATATGATCTGATATGAACAAGAGAGAGAGCAGTGACTTTTGAAAAAGacgaaacaaaattaattagaaaaaggaTATAGTTTCTTAGGACAAGATAAGTACTTCAATCAGTGTTCTGTTCATCACTACACGTGCGTAGTTTTAGTCGAATTTTCTTTTAGTCAATTTCAACCCCATCCCTATATTTTTTACAGAACAAATAATTAATCCCTTTATTTCCAagtatttcatattttattcttataatttcaaattCGTTAACAACTTGGGTCTTTTTTTACATGAATGTCTAGCATGGATgtttattaaaagaagaagttgagaagcattaattgatttttttaatgaaaatatttatatatttttttattgttaaattttactAAAATGTTTTATGCGTAACgttttctattaaaattaacTAGATCGACTTATATTATGTTACGgattgaattaaatatttttttaatttaaaataaaaatgttcagatattattaatgtttttttaacaaaaaaaaataaaatcatgtagaAGTTGATCTGATGTGACCTGATAAATTAGGTGAATATGAAGACAACCCGAACAactagtaaaaatatagttttattaaataaaaattcaagacaatattttttaaaaaatatataaatattgaaatgacaatatattagattgGCTGGGACAACTcatgttaacttgtcaaatttacAACCATACTCATAACACCATGATAACTTTACAAAaagcaaatttaaataaattataaagtataaatttcaattaacctaaaattgaaaaaaaatatagattagaaaatagattaagaaaattttataattaacatgAGTTAACCTACCAAACTAGTGACTCAAGTCATGAAATCagaataaccccataaaaaaaaattatgaaacttaattcataatcaatcaaatattaaatgatgaattttattaaaaatcaaataaaaaatacataataaacaaCCTAAGTCAACTCAAGCTAACATATCAAACTCGTAATGTTGATCATAAGACcaaaataatctcatagaaagcaaaaaaaaaaaatacaagttaactcgagttaacctgtcaaatctgTGATCCGGGACATGAAGTTGAGATAAtccaatgaaaaacaaatcaaaacaaattatgaaacataatttttaatcaatcttatgttaaatgatgaaattgaaaaaaaaaactggttaaaaaaataaaaatacaacttgaGTCAATCTGGGTTAACCTACAAAATTTGTGTTTCGGGTTATGAAACCTAGATAACCTcattgaaagtaaataaaaaataaattataaaactcaattctcaatcaactcaatattgaaggataaaattttaaaagaaattaaattaaaaaataatataaaaaaatgatcgcGTCAACACGGGTTAACACGTTAAATTCATAACTTGAgtcatgagactaagataacttcatataaaataacccaagacaactcgagttaacctgtCGAATCTGTGATCTaggtcataaaattaaaataatctcatagaaagcaaaccgaaacaaattataaagcataattttcaatcaatctaatattaaaagatgacataaaaaaataaaatctcaatcaacctaatattaaatgataaaattaaaaaaaaaaattaaaagaaaaaaccaaaaaacccgCCCCAAGTTAACCTAGGTTAACCCACTAAACATGTAACTCGGGTCATAAGATatgaataacctcataaaaaataactcaaaataaattataaaacctaattcattattaataaaagatcaaagaatgaaattaaaaaaaattcaataaaaaaaaaaaggccaaccATGTTAACCCTTTTATATTGTGTAATAtgctaaaaagattaaaaaggaCCGTAAACTTTTTAGTATATTGTGTGATGTGCTACTTCTGAACAATACCTAAATAGATACCCTGAGCTTCCCACTGGATAAAAACAGTCCTGTCggataaattcatttacttaATAAATATGGCTATGATGCACGATACATCTCTCTCCCCATGAAGTGAAAAGAAATTCTAAATTGTCTTGGCATTCAACAACTACCCTTGAACTTGAAAGTGAGCCTTCCCTGtcttttctggaaaaaaaaaaaagtaataaatcaGAGTCAACCTAATATGATGTCAGAATCCGATCCATATTATGAAGTAGGTCCCAAATTTCCTGACTTCTTTCTCCACCTTCTACATTGTTAACGAGGCATCTGACTAGCAATCCAAGATGATCGGGTTCATCTTCGGTTCCGTAAGAAATTGTTGAGAAGGTGCGGCCTTTACCCACTGCGTGCACGTACAATCCTCTTCCAACCaatcttctattttatttctttctttcttgactTTTCTTCATACAGCTTCTTCAGCCCTCAGACAAGTCGGCTTAAATTGTCGTGGCACAAATTTTGCAATCATCTGGTTCTTGCAATAAGATCCGAGGATCATCACTTCATATAACAATTTGCTTTTCTAGGCAGGACAAGAAACACGGTTACAAAAGAAACTAAAGCAATTATCTACTTTGGAAAAGATATGATTTACAAATATCCGATTATTTAGACAAAAGTGATGCGTTAGAAATATCGATTGTAGCATGAACAATTTGTCCTATCCATATGTCCAAGCCATGGCCTCCACTTCTATATATATTCAGCCACTGGTGTAATCTGCTTCCAAGCTAACCTCGCATTCATCAAATACCCATCTTCTTCTCCTGTTCTCAACCTCGAATAGCAAACACAGCTATAACCACAGCCCCCTCTTACCATTGACCAAGCATCCCAAAACCCGGAAAACCAATCTCTGAATCTTTATACCATAGCCCCAGAAATGCTGCAGCCACCTCTTCAACTCTTAGGTCCATCACAGACACCGCCTTCTTCTCCTTTCATCGACCTTGAATCCCAATTACCAGAGACACAGGCACAAACCTCTCTTACCCTAAACCAGGAAATATCTCAAATCCCAGAAACGCAACCATTACATTTCACAGCCATCAATTCAGAAATACTGTTGCAATTAGCACAAATACAGGCGCCTCTGCCTCATTCTGCTATGGAAACAGAGCTACTACATTTACAACCTCCAACTCAACAGACACCTTCCCTTGACATCAGTACACAACAAATCAATACGGTCATTGTTGAGCAGATCAGTCTAGAATGGCCTAACATAATCATGGCATTCTGTTTTGAGGCAGCAATCCAGATAGCTCTCCAGTACGAAAAAACTCAGCAGTCCAAGCTCTCTGTTTCCTTCTACTTGCGTTCTCTTTCCATACTACTCACTTTTGCTTCCCTTTTTGCTTCACAGTTAATTAGCAAAAAGTTTCCCCACATATCCAAAGCATTGGAGAAAGTTGCAATATTCCTTGCTACCTTTGCATTTTTCACCGCTATTGCAACTCCATTAGCCCTGACCCTCAACTGAAATGCAAGTACACTGTTGTCTTGTGTTCACAAAATCTGCTTTGGATGAGAAGGTTGCCCCTTGTGACTGTTGCTTAATAGgagaaatgtaaaataaaagtgatCATAGGTTACGTTTTTTCCCCCCGAGTTCTACTATAACAGTGAAGTGATgtgttagtttttatttttttaaagtgtttttttagaatttattttatgattttaatgtattgatattaaaataaaataaaaattgtttgatgATTAAATTTCTTGATTAGTCTTAATCATTATCCATATATACATGCACTCTCcggttcaagaaaaataaattcaatttaattacaaTAACTCTGCCTGCCTTGTACAATATTAACCGTTCTTGAAAATCAATGCCTATCATTTTTCTATTTCACTTATGTTTCTATTTGAAAACATTGAATTGATGAATGTGGATTTTACTATATATCctgctaaaaaaattaagtgttgTCAAAGGAGTaactaaatgtttttaattagatGAGAGTGTGAGGCGTATATGTATCTTTAATTAGTATAATTGAGAAAAATCAATTGGGTCCCTTAAAgtattcaaatattttcaattatattcctATGTTTAAAGACATTAATGAATTTCGTCTAATGGGCACATATATGTATACCACTGAAAATTCATCAAGCAAGCTCAATAATTGCATGtgacaaaacaaataattttgagttttcctCATTTTATTAGCAGTTTtcccattaaaaaacaaagaaattgaggATATCAGTGACAAAATGTGCTAAGCTACACAAACATAGTGGCAATCAAATTAGTTGtatgttattaaaattaaaccatatcaaatcaatatatatatatatatatatatatatgtcttaaACAGGATGCTATAATTTCTATTTCCGTAAATCCCAAACCATGATCAATAAACACTTCATAATTATaagtataaatttaatatttgttagtCAAATGTGAATAAATAGTGATGGCTGAGATAAGATTTAGTTGAAACTAGATTATTTATTAAGGCTACATTGtgggttatataaaaaaaaattgaatgtaatttttttttttagatattgctaatgtttttttttctagcggaaaaaaatttaaatcatgtgaGAGTTAATCCAATATAACCCGGTTGACTTTGCGAGTTTAAAACCAACCTATACAACccataaaaacatagtttgataaaaaaataatttcaagatgataaattttttgtaatattattaagataacaacatattagattgacttgagtcaacccaagttaacatgtcaaatatgtgatccgagttatgagattatgataactctatagaaagcaaatccaaataaattataaagtctaattttcaattaaccaaatgttgaaggatgaaatttaaaaaataaatcaattaaaaatggaCCTAAAAAAGCAACCCAGATCATAAGACCGAGATAAccccatgaaaaacaaatcgaaATAAATAACGAGTTCCAATCCCTAATCAGCTCAAttttgaatgattaaattaaaaaaaaatcaattaaaaaaagaatataaaaaacaacccaaatcaATCTACCAAACACATAACTCGATTTATCATATCgagataatttcatagaaaaaaaaataaaaaatgacataattTAACATAGGTTATCCTACCAAAATCTTCACTTTGATCATAAGACTGAGATAAccacatagaaaacaaatcaaattaaatcatgaaGTTAATTTGTAATCGCCCCTATCAGACTCAATGTTGAACGATAAAATTTgtaagaattttaattaaaaaaaaattacacaaaaaaataagtcaagttAACCTAAGTTAACTTGTTAAGCACTATTCACATGTCATGAAGCCAAGATaacctaacaaaaaataaatcggatcaaatcataaaacttaattcccaattaaacacaatattaaataataaaattgaaaaaaaaatcaatgaaaaaaaattgagtccaTTGGGTTAACTCGCGATCCAGGTAACGAGACGGGGACAACCCGATAAAAAGTAGATCCAATGTTGAAGGACTATGACCCTTGTTATGAGACCAAAATAaactcatagaaagaaaataaaaaattaacctgatTTAACTGAGGTTAAAATCTCAAAACTCGCAACTTTgatcatgagaccaagatattctcattaaaagcaaataaaaatagattataaagcttaattctcaactGACTCAATgttggatgatgaaattgaaaagaaaaattcaattaataaaatgaacaaaaaat contains:
- the LOC118030400 gene encoding uncharacterized protein isoform X2; amino-acid sequence: MDSPLVIKLMDCAKAIADGDLKFADQLFSEMEALSAAETNRVTRKVVEYFAEALARRVHGVHPRNPFPLLPSSNLKKISYEPSPLERFACMSTDYAIRDVLNVKKNKLHLIEISSLVDCWQRRSLEEYLLHGHHGMPLSFQYTIIRPKLSKNDDYLQENQRMITEVAQRFPVDFKYRALFADSVPDIVESVLRLERTSEDEIIIVRWVFQLHKLLALEGAVDKVLSKLKDLKPDIMVIVEQEADNNTDDFFYRFASSFKYYLNLFESLELYATNLSSLIWERHLRRQICNVVASEGIDWIERHETLARWQQRLHGARFCPVSLCSDQFADFLYDFSAYKIEENSGFPVLFSAGHPLIFASVWKPANATHFSGENIGNSDDTMSGTDLNHPITIQEESTSPVVEPEAVSSSEFAEPEVVSSSESDDENECAYNRIRRLTHEKIWSSEEVREYLVSPFTEKESKRLSRWKSRQLTRSIMKIDLKAYRNVAGRDKKLNVPDTSLASLLRIPPSSTLIHEEKQYYVDDSVINAFFDLLKKRQEKFPKWYKRHSSLPTWTMTFLLSGKWTMMKLQSCINIEEIAGTAKLFIPLCLENHWILICVDMEKREFLWLDSLNSPPDAHHTEKTTISEWLEKHLLPVLGYRNSQQLKLKQLNIPYQTKSISRDAAKQKATSIFSQGTLLITTLSVLVGCSLIAMEYSCGCCVPSWLTAGESICGCVLSSLTAGESTCGCVPGNCDSGSVAGEEGCKLDGCGVSASCEFKVTTEEEISGASLPHTS